A single Tenacibaculum sp. Bg11-29 DNA region contains:
- a CDS encoding DUF4294 domain-containing protein, with amino-acid sequence MKKYFIIYILFFSAISIGQIKDTLPNFSEDYHLIKDGDSLMIALNEITILPKLKYKDKSDIHYYFWLRRKVFKSYPYAVLAAKRIDSVNTHLLRIKSKKKKRKYIKRKQKYLEEELTKPLKKLTRTEGRLLLKLIHRQSGKTAFINVKKLRNGWKAFWYNATANMFKLSLKSKYSPEKENEDFLVEDILQRAFINEKLEYQIPKLKKDYKSIVLKGRGKVDVEAYKKMFKKMRKKRSRKNKKKKK; translated from the coding sequence ATGAAAAAATATTTTATAATATACATACTATTCTTTAGTGCCATTTCAATAGGACAAATAAAAGATACATTACCTAACTTTAGTGAGGACTATCATTTAATAAAAGATGGAGACAGTTTAATGATTGCTCTTAATGAAATAACCATTTTACCAAAACTTAAATATAAGGATAAGTCAGATATACATTACTATTTTTGGTTACGACGTAAAGTTTTTAAATCTTACCCGTATGCTGTGTTAGCAGCAAAAAGAATAGATAGCGTAAATACTCATTTATTAAGAATAAAGTCAAAGAAGAAAAAAAGGAAATATATAAAAAGAAAACAAAAATATTTAGAAGAAGAATTAACAAAACCATTAAAAAAATTAACAAGAACAGAAGGGCGGTTGTTGTTGAAGTTAATTCACCGTCAATCAGGAAAAACAGCATTTATCAATGTTAAAAAATTACGTAATGGATGGAAGGCATTTTGGTATAATGCGACAGCCAATATGTTTAAATTATCATTAAAAAGTAAATATTCACCAGAAAAAGAAAATGAAGATTTTTTAGTAGAAGATATTTTACAACGCGCATTTATTAATGAGAAATTAGAATATCAAATTCCTAAATTAAAAAAAGATTATAAAAGTATAGTACTAAAAGGTAGAGGAAAAGTAGACGTAGAAGCATATAAAAAGATGTTTAAAAAGATGAGAAAAAAAAGGTCAAGAAAAAATAAGAAGAAAAAGAAGTGA
- a CDS encoding aminotransferase class I/II-fold pyridoxal phosphate-dependent enzyme has product MTKDLFERIKDDKGPLGKWADKAEGYFVFPKLEGPISNRMSFNGKEVVTWSINDYLGLANHPEVLKVDGESAATDGLAYPMGARMMSGHTSYHEQLEEECAEFVDKEAAYLVNFGYQGMVSAIDALVNKEDVIVYDMDTHACIIDGVRLHAGKRFVYRHNDIESCEKNLKRAARIAEKTGGGILLVSEGVFGMRGEQGRLKEIIALKEKYNFRILVDDAHGFGTLGEGGKGTGFEQGVQDGIDVYFATFAKSMAGIGAFFAGDKDVVQYLQYNMRSQMFAKSLPMPMVKGALKRLDMMRTMPELKENLWEITNALQSGLRNAGFDLGTTQTCITPVFLKGEIPEAMAMVQDLRENHAVFCSIVVYPVIPKGLIILRLIPTARHTQEDVDETIVAFSAIRQKLENGTYKEIAETIMAQ; this is encoded by the coding sequence ATGACTAAAGATTTATTTGAAAGAATTAAAGATGATAAAGGACCATTAGGAAAATGGGCAGATAAAGCAGAGGGATACTTTGTATTCCCTAAATTAGAAGGGCCAATATCTAACAGAATGTCTTTTAATGGAAAAGAAGTAGTTACTTGGAGTATTAATGATTATTTAGGATTAGCAAATCACCCAGAAGTCTTAAAAGTAGATGGAGAATCTGCTGCAACAGACGGTTTAGCATACCCAATGGGAGCTCGTATGATGTCTGGGCACACAAGTTATCATGAGCAATTAGAGGAAGAATGTGCTGAATTTGTTGATAAAGAAGCAGCTTATCTAGTGAATTTCGGATATCAAGGAATGGTTTCTGCGATTGATGCGCTAGTTAATAAAGAAGATGTTATTGTTTATGATATGGATACACATGCATGTATTATTGACGGAGTCCGTTTACATGCTGGTAAACGTTTCGTATATAGACATAACGATATCGAAAGTTGTGAGAAGAATTTAAAGAGAGCGGCAAGAATCGCTGAAAAGACTGGAGGAGGAATTCTATTAGTTTCAGAAGGAGTCTTCGGTATGAGAGGAGAACAAGGGAGATTAAAAGAAATCATAGCATTAAAAGAAAAATATAATTTTAGAATCTTAGTTGACGATGCCCATGGTTTTGGTACACTAGGAGAAGGAGGTAAAGGAACTGGTTTTGAACAAGGAGTTCAAGACGGTATAGATGTGTATTTTGCTACATTTGCAAAATCAATGGCAGGTATCGGTGCTTTTTTTGCAGGAGATAAAGATGTAGTTCAGTATTTACAATACAATATGAGATCTCAAATGTTTGCGAAATCATTACCAATGCCAATGGTAAAAGGAGCATTAAAGCGTTTGGATATGATGCGTACAATGCCTGAGTTAAAAGAAAACCTATGGGAAATAACAAATGCTTTACAATCAGGTTTACGAAATGCAGGTTTTGATTTAGGAACAACACAAACATGTATAACTCCAGTATTCTTAAAAGGAGAGATTCCTGAAGCAATGGCAATGGTTCAAGATTTACGTGAAAATCATGCAGTTTTCTGTTCAATAGTTGTGTATCCAGTAATTCCTAAAGGATTAATTATTTTAAGACTAATTCCGACAGCAAGGCATACACAGGAAGATGTAGATGAAACAATTGTAGCATTTTCGGCAATAAGACAAAAGTTAGAAAATGGAACATATAAGGAAATAGCCGAAACAATTATGGCTCAATAA
- a CDS encoding xanthine dehydrogenase family protein molybdopterin-binding subunit: MSTTENNFTFSRRNFLKTSALASGGIMIGFNLFTACKPNVVPSIDLENLNYNDFNAFIKISEEGYVTIYSPNPEIGQGVKTSMPMIIAEELDIEWSKVHVAQALLDTKNYKRQLAGGSQSIRRGWQALRQTGATTKQMLINAAASKWKVDPITCKASKGIITNAKGETLGYGEVVKIAATLEIPEKVALKKPSEFNIIGKNATNVDLEKIITGKPLFGLDYKEPGMLYATVLRPPAFGQTLKSFDASEAKKVKGVIKVITIGEKARKYIDAGKFDWTFKLSKTDKVVVVAENTWAAIKGKKAIKAVWESEKKELESTDDHNQELTKILDAKEFDTRREDGDVEKAFKEADKIIERTYHSPFLPHNCLEPMNFFANVTPEKVHLVGPVQTPEYAAIVVADLLERDINQIQVNMTRMGGGFGRRLYGDFVYEAAEISEAIKKPVKVVSTREDDMTTGIYRPAIKYRIAASIKDKKITGYHLKEAAVDQNMYAGQAHFFPAGCIPNYKVSTKSIKSNITTGAWRAPYTNFLGYAEESFLDELAEELSIDAVQLRIDLLQNVKQTEDKSIQYSGKRMEDTIKLAVEKGGWGKVEEGVYQGFSAYYSHNTHVAEIAEVVLKEGLPIIRKIVAAVDCGIVVNPTGAINQVQGGVIDGIGHAMYGNLTFDNGKPSNKNFDAYRLIRINETPQVEVHFVKNELSPTGLGEPGLPPAGGAVANAIYKAMGKRLYKQPFINELT, translated from the coding sequence ATGAGCACAACAGAAAATAATTTTACGTTTAGCAGAAGAAATTTTTTAAAAACATCAGCATTAGCAAGTGGAGGAATCATGATAGGGTTTAACTTGTTTACCGCATGTAAACCCAATGTAGTACCATCAATAGATCTAGAAAACTTAAACTACAACGATTTTAATGCATTTATTAAAATTTCAGAAGAAGGATATGTAACCATATATTCACCAAATCCTGAAATAGGCCAAGGAGTAAAAACCTCTATGCCAATGATTATTGCAGAAGAATTAGATATTGAATGGAGTAAAGTACATGTTGCACAAGCGTTACTAGATACTAAAAACTATAAACGACAATTGGCAGGCGGAAGCCAATCAATACGTAGAGGGTGGCAAGCATTGCGACAAACAGGGGCAACAACCAAACAAATGTTGATAAACGCCGCTGCATCCAAATGGAAAGTAGATCCAATAACATGTAAAGCATCAAAAGGAATTATAACTAACGCTAAAGGAGAAACTTTAGGATATGGAGAAGTTGTTAAAATAGCAGCAACATTAGAAATTCCAGAAAAAGTAGCATTAAAAAAGCCTTCAGAATTTAATATTATAGGTAAAAATGCAACTAATGTTGATTTAGAAAAAATAATAACGGGTAAACCATTATTCGGATTGGATTATAAAGAGCCAGGTATGTTATACGCCACTGTATTGCGGCCACCAGCATTCGGACAAACCTTAAAATCATTCGACGCATCTGAAGCAAAAAAGGTGAAAGGAGTAATAAAGGTTATTACTATTGGTGAAAAAGCAAGAAAATATATAGATGCAGGTAAATTTGATTGGACTTTTAAATTATCAAAAACAGATAAAGTAGTTGTAGTAGCAGAAAATACATGGGCAGCTATAAAAGGAAAAAAAGCAATAAAAGCGGTTTGGGAATCAGAAAAAAAAGAATTAGAAAGTACAGATGATCATAATCAGGAGCTTACTAAAATTTTAGACGCAAAAGAATTCGATACCCGTAGAGAAGATGGAGATGTAGAAAAAGCATTTAAAGAAGCTGATAAAATAATTGAGAGAACCTATCACTCACCTTTTTTGCCTCATAATTGCTTAGAACCGATGAACTTTTTTGCAAATGTAACCCCAGAAAAAGTTCACTTAGTAGGTCCAGTACAAACCCCAGAATACGCTGCAATTGTTGTTGCAGATTTGTTAGAACGAGATATTAACCAAATTCAGGTGAATATGACAAGAATGGGAGGTGGGTTTGGTCGCCGATTATATGGTGACTTTGTTTATGAAGCAGCCGAAATATCAGAAGCAATTAAAAAACCAGTAAAAGTGGTTTCAACAAGAGAAGACGATATGACTACAGGAATATATCGACCAGCAATAAAATATAGAATAGCAGCATCAATAAAAGATAAAAAAATAACAGGATACCACTTAAAGGAAGCAGCTGTAGATCAAAACATGTACGCAGGACAAGCACACTTTTTTCCAGCAGGATGCATACCTAATTATAAAGTATCAACCAAAAGTATAAAGAGTAATATTACTACAGGAGCTTGGAGAGCTCCTTACACAAATTTTTTAGGATATGCCGAAGAAAGTTTTCTTGACGAGTTAGCGGAAGAGTTGAGCATTGATGCAGTGCAATTAAGAATTGATTTATTGCAAAATGTAAAACAAACAGAAGATAAGTCCATTCAATATTCAGGAAAACGAATGGAAGATACGATAAAATTAGCTGTAGAAAAAGGAGGTTGGGGAAAAGTAGAAGAAGGAGTCTATCAAGGTTTTTCAGCCTACTATAGCCATAATACCCATGTGGCAGAAATAGCAGAAGTTGTTTTAAAAGAAGGTTTACCAATAATAAGGAAAATTGTAGCGGCCGTAGATTGTGGAATCGTAGTAAATCCAACAGGAGCAATTAATCAAGTTCAGGGAGGGGTTATTGATGGGATAGGACACGCGATGTATGGTAACTTAACTTTTGATAACGGAAAACCATCTAATAAAAATTTCGATGCATATCGTTTAATCAGAATCAATGAAACACCACAAGTAGAGGTGCATTTTGTGAAAAACGAACTATCACCAACAGGATTAGGGGAACCTGGTTTACCGCCAGCAGGAGGAGCTGTAGCTAATGCAATATACAAAGCTATGGGGAAACGTTTGTATAAACAGCCATTTATCAATGAGTTAACCTAG
- a CDS encoding (2Fe-2S)-binding protein has translation MLNYTLKINGKSMSFSADEDTPLLWVLRDELNLVGTKFGCGISECGACTVHVNGIAMRSCQLKVAMLDSEEITTIEGLSENGDHPLQEAWKEVDVPQCGYCQAGQIMTAASFLKQNSKPSTEEIREAMQGNLCRCASYNRIEKAVGIAAEKMS, from the coding sequence ATGTTAAATTATACTTTAAAAATTAACGGAAAATCTATGTCTTTTTCTGCAGATGAAGACACTCCTTTATTATGGGTTTTACGAGATGAACTTAATCTAGTTGGAACTAAGTTTGGTTGTGGAATATCAGAATGTGGTGCTTGTACAGTTCATGTAAATGGAATCGCAATGAGAAGCTGTCAATTAAAAGTAGCGATGTTAGATAGTGAAGAGATTACAACAATAGAAGGATTGTCAGAAAATGGTGATCATCCATTACAGGAAGCCTGGAAAGAAGTAGACGTTCCGCAATGTGGATACTGTCAAGCTGGGCAAATAATGACAGCAGCTTCGTTTTTAAAGCAAAACTCAAAGCCATCAACAGAAGAGATTCGTGAAGCTATGCAAGGAAATCTATGTAGATGTGCTTCCTATAATCGAATAGAAAAAGCAGTAGGGATAGCAGCTGAAAAAATGTCTTAA
- the fabV gene encoding enoyl-ACP reductase FabV, with the protein MIIEPRTRGFICLTSHPTGCEQNVKDQIAYVQSKGKIEGAKKVLVIGSSTGFGLASRISSAFGSDASTIGVFFDKPAAEGKPGSPGFYNTAAFEQEAEKAGLYAKSINGDAFSNEIKEQVVKLIKEDLGQVDLVIYSLASPVRTHPESGKRFKSVLKPIGEIFTNKTVDFHTGKVSEISIKPAEGEDVANTVTVMGGEDWKMWMDALQSENLLSKGATAVAYSYIGPEVTRPVYRNGTIGAAKDDLEATAFKITEDLKSIGGKAYVSVNKALVTQASSAIPVIPLYISLLYKIMKEKGIHEGCIEQIQRLYSERLFGGDLDLDAKGRIRIDDLEMREDVQAEISELWKKADTESLAEIGDLEGYSNEFFKLFGFKVDGVDYKADVNEFVKIPSIQ; encoded by the coding sequence ATGATAATAGAACCAAGAACTAGAGGGTTTATTTGTTTAACATCTCACCCAACAGGATGTGAACAAAATGTAAAAGATCAAATAGCATACGTACAATCTAAAGGGAAAATTGAAGGAGCTAAAAAAGTATTAGTAATAGGTTCATCAACAGGTTTTGGATTAGCATCAAGAATTTCAAGTGCTTTCGGATCAGATGCATCAACAATTGGTGTTTTTTTTGATAAGCCAGCAGCAGAAGGCAAACCAGGATCGCCAGGTTTTTATAACACAGCAGCTTTTGAACAAGAAGCTGAAAAAGCAGGGTTATACGCAAAAAGTATAAACGGAGACGCATTTTCAAACGAAATAAAAGAACAAGTTGTTAAGCTAATTAAAGAAGACTTAGGTCAGGTAGACTTAGTAATTTATAGTTTAGCATCACCAGTAAGAACACATCCAGAATCAGGTAAACGCTTTAAGTCGGTTTTAAAACCAATAGGAGAGATTTTTACAAATAAAACAGTAGATTTTCATACAGGAAAAGTATCAGAGATATCTATAAAACCTGCCGAAGGAGAAGATGTTGCTAATACAGTAACAGTTATGGGAGGAGAAGATTGGAAAATGTGGATGGACGCTTTACAATCGGAAAACTTATTATCTAAAGGAGCTACCGCAGTGGCTTATTCTTATATAGGCCCTGAAGTAACAAGACCCGTATACAGAAACGGAACAATTGGTGCCGCTAAAGATGATTTAGAAGCAACAGCTTTTAAAATTACTGAAGATTTAAAATCAATTGGAGGAAAAGCATATGTTTCGGTGAATAAAGCATTGGTAACACAAGCTAGTTCTGCAATACCAGTAATTCCGTTATATATTTCTTTATTATATAAAATAATGAAAGAAAAAGGAATTCACGAAGGTTGTATTGAGCAAATTCAACGTTTATATAGTGAGCGTTTATTTGGAGGAGATTTAGATTTAGATGCTAAAGGAAGAATTCGAATTGACGATTTGGAAATGAGAGAAGATGTACAAGCTGAAATTTCTGAATTGTGGAAAAAAGCAGATACTGAGAGTTTAGCTGAAATAGGTGACTTAGAAGGATATAGTAATGAATTTTTTAAGCTATTTGGATTTAAAGTTGATGGAGTAGACTATAAAGCAGATGTAAACGAGTTTGTTAAAATACCAAGTATTCAGTAA
- a CDS encoding glyoxalase, whose protein sequence is MDSKKLSIRPVLNLSSEIPIEDFQNKTVRPILKLQHDLLLQFFIFFCNKQKVDILNVEKEKFNKAVNNITKKNINLKNQFLGLIIGQFTVSEFEFYKDNNADINKRILMMIGQRIKDSQLEIKDFKTNNK, encoded by the coding sequence ATGGATAGTAAAAAATTAAGTATTCGACCAGTCTTAAATTTATCATCTGAAATTCCTATTGAAGATTTTCAGAATAAAACTGTGCGTCCAATTTTAAAATTACAGCACGATTTACTTTTACAGTTCTTCATTTTTTTCTGCAATAAGCAAAAAGTGGATATTTTAAATGTAGAAAAAGAAAAATTTAATAAAGCGGTGAATAACATCACTAAAAAAAATATAAATTTAAAAAATCAGTTTTTAGGTTTAATTATAGGTCAGTTTACTGTTAGTGAATTTGAATTTTATAAAGATAACAATGCTGATATTAATAAAAGAATTTTAATGATGATTGGCCAACGAATTAAAGATAGTCAATTAGAAATTAAAGATTTTAAAACAAACAATAAATGA
- a CDS encoding phosphoribosylaminoimidazolesuccinocarboxamide synthase — protein sequence MNTINETNFLFPKQKSVYKGKVREVYNINDELLVMIASDRLSAFDVVLPRQIPFKGQILNQIATKMMNDTADVVPNWLHATPDENVAIGHLCEPFKVEMVIRGYMSGHAAREYKAGKRVLCGVRMAEGMKENDKFPTPIITPSTKAENGDHDEDITREEILSKNVVSEEDYIILENYTRTLFQRGTEIAASRGLILVDTKYEFGKTKDGKIVLIDEIHTPDSSRYFYEEGYAVRQEKGETQKQLSKEFVRQWLIENDFQGKEGQQIPEMSDEKVIEISNRYIELYEQITGEKFIKANTENVLSRINENVVNFLNG from the coding sequence ATGAATACAATTAACGAGACTAACTTTCTATTTCCAAAACAAAAGTCAGTTTATAAAGGTAAAGTAAGAGAAGTCTATAATATAAATGATGAGTTATTAGTAATGATAGCTTCTGACAGATTATCAGCCTTCGATGTAGTTTTACCGCGTCAAATACCTTTTAAAGGGCAAATATTAAATCAAATTGCAACCAAAATGATGAATGACACAGCTGATGTTGTTCCGAATTGGTTACATGCAACTCCAGATGAAAACGTTGCAATAGGGCATTTATGCGAACCTTTTAAGGTCGAAATGGTAATTCGAGGTTATATGTCTGGTCATGCAGCACGTGAATATAAAGCAGGTAAAAGAGTTTTATGTGGAGTAAGAATGGCTGAAGGAATGAAAGAAAACGATAAGTTTCCTACACCAATAATTACACCTTCAACAAAAGCTGAAAATGGTGATCATGATGAGGATATTACTCGTGAAGAAATCCTTTCTAAAAATGTAGTTTCTGAAGAAGATTATATCATTCTAGAAAATTATACAAGAACCTTATTTCAAAGAGGAACTGAAATAGCTGCATCTCGCGGACTTATTTTAGTAGATACTAAATATGAATTCGGAAAAACAAAAGACGGAAAAATTGTTTTAATTGATGAAATTCATACACCAGATTCTTCTCGTTATTTTTATGAAGAAGGGTATGCAGTCCGTCAAGAAAAAGGAGAAACTCAAAAACAATTGTCAAAAGAGTTTGTGCGTCAATGGTTAATTGAAAATGATTTCCAAGGAAAAGAAGGGCAACAAATCCCTGAAATGTCAGACGAAAAAGTTATTGAAATATCAAATAGATATATTGAGTTGTACGAGCAAATAACAGGAGAAAAATTTATAAAAGCAAATACAGAAAATGTATTAAGTCGTATAAACGAAAATGTTGTAAATTTCTTAAATGGATAG
- a CDS encoding zincin-like metallopeptidase domain-containing protein — MFNGSDIEGIDFKLDEYRKEFAKTAKEKITTAEAIVKAYPKPNPPLRHGGDNAYYTPTKDFVQMPKLNDFDTKEDYYRTLFHEFIHSTGHKKRLDRIVPGASFGNAAYAKEELVAEFGAIFLSAEAGIMWRNNSNHAEYIKNWESALKYLKDDNKLLFRASSQAQKATDFILQRDENGVPKYLHGLLKTVKKKVTRQKEVVGMNAPEIILDLPPIKEMILRLPPKQELLIATSSSKIATKLQQEEFKEGTVQAPVNTVLPEVVAENKTPLLQQNNNVATKPQQESTKPQQVLHESKRGTTKQHKNVLSTSDINNMTFDTLPFTGEWASFMQEPAKTMKLAIWGKPKNGKTAGATKLANYLTNFGSILYNFADQGINKSTQDLWKLSGLHEKENAFLSEAREIKDLEKLCASGDYDFVFIDMINTYIHRTGMKPHEFEDRFIKKFPNISFILIFEVTKSGNFKGDQGWTHLPDALITVDSFVMHNQGRYGVGEYVVWEEGLRKVNPKKYKEYFGEEEDEKEIVIDL, encoded by the coding sequence GTGTTTAACGGGTCAGATATTGAAGGAATAGATTTTAAATTAGATGAGTACCGAAAAGAATTTGCCAAAACAGCTAAAGAGAAAATTACAACAGCTGAAGCAATTGTAAAAGCGTATCCAAAACCAAATCCACCGTTAAGACATGGTGGAGATAATGCCTATTACACCCCTACGAAGGACTTTGTGCAAATGCCTAAGCTGAATGACTTTGATACTAAGGAAGATTACTATAGAACGTTGTTTCATGAGTTTATTCATAGTACAGGCCATAAAAAAAGATTAGATCGTATTGTACCTGGTGCAAGTTTTGGAAATGCAGCTTATGCAAAAGAAGAATTAGTGGCAGAATTTGGTGCTATTTTTTTAAGTGCAGAAGCGGGTATTATGTGGCGTAATAATTCTAACCATGCAGAATATATAAAGAATTGGGAAAGTGCTTTAAAATACTTAAAAGACGATAATAAATTATTATTTAGAGCAAGCTCACAAGCGCAAAAGGCAACGGACTTTATTTTGCAACGCGATGAAAATGGCGTTCCAAAGTATTTACATGGATTATTAAAAACAGTCAAAAAGAAAGTTACAAGACAAAAAGAAGTTGTGGGAATGAACGCACCCGAAATAATTCTTGATTTACCACCAATTAAAGAAATGATTCTTAGGTTACCACCAAAGCAAGAATTACTTATTGCAACAAGTAGCAGCAAAATTGCAACAAAACTGCAACAAGAAGAATTTAAAGAAGGAACTGTACAAGCCCCTGTAAATACAGTGCTTCCTGAAGTTGTTGCCGAAAACAAAACACCTTTGTTGCAACAAAACAACAACGTTGCAACAAAACCGCAACAAGAATCAACAAAACCGCAACAAGTGTTGCATGAATCTAAAAGAGGAACAACAAAGCAACACAAAAACGTTTTGTCTACTTCAGATATTAATAATATGACTTTTGATACGTTGCCTTTTACAGGGGAGTGGGCTAGTTTTATGCAGGAACCTGCAAAAACAATGAAATTAGCAATTTGGGGGAAACCTAAAAATGGTAAAACAGCAGGAGCAACAAAACTGGCAAATTACTTGACTAATTTTGGAAGTATACTTTATAATTTTGCAGACCAGGGAATAAATAAAAGTACGCAAGACTTATGGAAGTTATCAGGGTTACATGAAAAAGAGAATGCTTTTCTTTCTGAAGCAAGAGAAATAAAAGACCTTGAAAAATTATGTGCTAGTGGCGATTATGATTTTGTTTTTATCGATATGATAAATACGTACATTCATAGAACAGGTATGAAACCTCACGAGTTTGAAGATCGCTTTATAAAGAAGTTTCCTAATATTTCGTTCATTTTAATTTTTGAAGTAACGAAGTCTGGAAATTTTAAAGGAGACCAAGGATGGACGCATTTACCAGATGCACTAATAACTGTTGATAGTTTTGTGATGCATAACCAAGGACGTTATGGAGTAGGTGAGTATGTTGTTTGGGAAGAAGGTTTAAGAAAAGTAAATCCGAAGAAATACAAAGAGTATTTCGGTGAAGAAGAGGACGAAAAAGAAATCGTTATAGATTTATAA
- a CDS encoding DUF483 domain-containing protein, with amino-acid sequence MNKENLIKVWTLENEPFGKALGYPDCCIKEFCEQPPQLMKGNPTKDDKRRYKAACVNGVFSGFIPCKKHAKEITTGKLKIESLIKNREVEIPFPFA; translated from the coding sequence ATGAATAAAGAAAATTTAATAAAAGTATGGACTTTAGAAAATGAACCTTTCGGTAAAGCACTTGGTTATCCTGATTGTTGCATTAAAGAGTTTTGTGAGCAACCTCCTCAACTAATGAAAGGTAATCCAACAAAGGATGATAAAAGAAGATATAAAGCAGCTTGTGTAAATGGTGTGTTTAGTGGTTTTATACCTTGTAAAAAACACGCAAAAGAAATTACAACAGGGAAATTAAAAATAGAAAGTTTAATCAAAAATAGAGAAGTGGAAATTCCTTTTCCATTCGCTTAA
- a CDS encoding DUF4145 domain-containing protein, translated as MKYTIPELNKKSFHCPHCGVLSEQTWSSRGVVGNYIQNQPNGKNVVSSYPLENTMVAKCKHCNLFSLWHNGKMVYPLTGNVEMANVDLPDDIKNDYNEAKDIVNISPRGAAALLRLAIQKLCIHLGEKGKNINDDIASLVKKGLPQTMQQALDSVRVVGNNAVHPGTIDLNDKKDIAHALFGFVNIICEVLISQPKKIQEFYEKNVPEGAKNGIERRDGK; from the coding sequence ATGAAATATACTATACCTGAATTAAATAAAAAGTCCTTTCATTGTCCACATTGTGGTGTTCTATCCGAACAGACTTGGTCATCAAGAGGAGTTGTTGGAAATTACATTCAAAATCAACCAAATGGAAAGAATGTAGTAAGTTCATATCCGTTAGAAAATACTATGGTTGCAAAATGCAAACATTGTAATTTATTTTCACTGTGGCATAATGGAAAAATGGTCTATCCATTGACGGGAAATGTTGAAATGGCAAACGTTGATTTACCTGATGACATAAAGAATGATTATAATGAAGCAAAAGATATTGTTAATATTTCGCCTCGAGGTGCAGCAGCTTTATTAAGACTTGCAATACAAAAGCTATGTATCCATTTGGGAGAAAAGGGAAAAAATATTAATGATGATATTGCAAGTTTGGTAAAAAAAGGATTACCTCAAACTATGCAGCAAGCTTTAGATAGTGTTAGAGTTGTTGGAAATAATGCTGTACATCCTGGAACAATTGATTTAAATGATAAAAAGGACATTGCACACGCTTTGTTCGGATTTGTAAATATAATATGCGAAGTACTGATAAGTCAGCCGAAAAAAATTCAGGAATTTTATGAAAAAAATGTTCCTGAAGGAGCCAAAAACGGAATTGAGAGAAGAGATGGAAAATAA
- a CDS encoding DUF6678 family protein, translating to MTEKTKIDKIIQENNFSSFMNESKWEKLFENLIEEFDSIIIRYKLIGLDKITEMEYDIVDFRPFFIEPVFYKEIEWIEFPQKMQIIINKRVSRQMVSELKQDVIKIEKTINKIGVFDMEKENGTLRLYGYK from the coding sequence TTGACGGAAAAAACTAAAATTGATAAGATAATTCAGGAAAATAATTTCTCTTCATTTATGAATGAATCTAAATGGGAAAAACTATTTGAAAATTTGATTGAGGAATTTGACTCTATTATAATTAGATATAAGTTAATTGGTCTTGATAAGATTACAGAAATGGAATATGATATTGTTGATTTCAGACCTTTTTTCATCGAACCTGTTTTTTATAAGGAAATCGAGTGGATTGAATTCCCTCAGAAGATGCAAATAATAATTAATAAACGTGTTTCAAGACAAATGGTTTCCGAACTCAAGCAGGATGTTATTAAAATTGAAAAGACTATTAACAAAATTGGAGTTTTTGATATGGAAAAAGAGAATGGAACATTGAGACTTTATGGTTATAAATAA